A region of Nostoc sp. 'Peltigera membranacea cyanobiont' N6 DNA encodes the following proteins:
- a CDS encoding GmrSD restriction endonuclease domain-containing protein yields the protein MSTFDSTKTRLETLLKDIITGEIQLPDFQRGWVWDDEHIRSLLVSIARSFPVGAIMLLEAGGDAKFKARPVEGVDPTQATLDKLKKLILDGQQRLTSLTQVLIFKQPVQTRDSKKKLVQRYYYIDIETALLGPEHYESAIISIDANRIQKENFGRDVRLDLSTPEKEYEHFYFPCNQILNAGAWEVGLNKYDANHGSNKLSRYMEFRTQVLDEFRYYELPIIELNRNNKKEAVCLVFEKVNTGGVNLSVFELLTAAYAADNINLRDEWFGNIQEGIEGIQPYLRKQRLLHEVEPTEFFQGLTLLYSLEKRREDLKAGKTGKQITGVTAKREAVLSLPVDAFQKWKQPLVQGYWKAAKFLRQESFFSTGDLPYRTQLIPLAAVMALLGDRWLEPKIHDKIARWFWCGILGELYGGAVESRMALDIQELIDWIEDGKEEPATVRDANFQPARLGTLRSRTSAAYKGINTLIQREGSQDFFWKSTIRDLDETDWEERRLDIHHIFPKSWCDKQGIPASRYNSILNKTPISFKANRMIGGKAPSEYLLQLQKHDSVQLDDAGMNAILATHQIDAITLRQDDFEGFMASRQRMILAKIEAAMGKPVLAVDDSAYSDVTDEEE from the coding sequence ATGTCTACATTTGATTCTACTAAAACAAGACTAGAGACTTTACTGAAAGATATCATCACAGGTGAAATTCAACTACCCGATTTCCAACGGGGGTGGGTTTGGGATGATGAACACATTCGTTCACTGTTAGTCAGTATTGCGCGTTCTTTCCCTGTGGGAGCAATTATGCTGCTTGAAGCTGGTGGTGATGCTAAGTTTAAAGCCCGGCCTGTTGAGGGAGTAGATCCAACACAAGCAACACTTGATAAATTAAAAAAGCTTATTCTCGATGGGCAACAACGGCTGACTTCATTAACGCAAGTATTAATATTTAAGCAACCCGTTCAAACTCGTGACTCTAAGAAAAAATTAGTACAGCGTTATTACTATATTGATATTGAAACGGCCTTATTAGGGCCAGAACATTACGAAAGCGCAATTATTAGCATTGATGCAAATCGTATTCAAAAAGAGAACTTTGGCCGTGATGTCAGACTTGACCTCAGTACGCCAGAAAAGGAATATGAACACTTTTACTTTCCTTGTAATCAAATTCTCAACGCAGGTGCTTGGGAAGTAGGATTAAATAAGTATGATGCAAATCATGGCTCAAATAAATTGAGCCGCTATATGGAATTTCGTACCCAAGTTCTTGATGAATTTCGTTATTATGAGCTACCCATCATTGAACTCAATCGCAACAATAAAAAGGAAGCTGTTTGTCTTGTCTTTGAGAAAGTAAATACTGGTGGTGTTAACCTCTCGGTTTTTGAACTTTTAACTGCCGCCTATGCTGCTGATAACATCAACTTGCGGGATGAATGGTTTGGTAATATTCAAGAAGGAATTGAAGGGATTCAACCGTACCTCAGAAAACAACGTTTATTACATGAAGTTGAACCGACAGAGTTTTTCCAGGGATTAACGCTACTGTACAGTTTGGAGAAACGACGAGAAGACTTAAAAGCAGGTAAAACAGGCAAGCAAATAACAGGTGTGACTGCCAAGCGCGAAGCCGTTCTATCTTTACCTGTAGATGCTTTCCAAAAATGGAAACAACCTCTTGTGCAAGGTTACTGGAAAGCTGCAAAATTTCTACGTCAGGAATCGTTTTTCTCAACTGGCGATTTGCCTTATCGCACTCAACTTATCCCTCTTGCCGCAGTCATGGCGTTGCTTGGCGATCGCTGGCTGGAACCGAAAATTCATGACAAAATCGCCCGTTGGTTCTGGTGCGGTATCCTTGGCGAATTGTATGGCGGGGCAGTTGAAAGCCGTATGGCTTTGGATATTCAAGAGCTTATCGACTGGATTGAGGACGGTAAGGAAGAACCTGCAACTGTTCGGGATGCTAATTTTCAACCTGCACGTTTAGGGACTTTGCGTTCCAGAACTAGTGCTGCATATAAGGGTATCAATACCTTGATTCAACGTGAAGGTTCTCAAGATTTCTTTTGGAAGTCCACTATTCGGGATTTGGATGAAACCGATTGGGAAGAGCGCAGACTAGATATTCATCACATTTTTCCCAAAAGTTGGTGTGACAAGCAGGGTATTCCCGCATCTCGCTACAACTCTATCCTCAACAAAACTCCCATATCGTTTAAAGCAAATCGCATGATTGGCGGTAAAGCTCCAAGTGAATATCTGCTTCAGCTTCAAAAGCATGACAGTGTTCAGCTAGACGATGCAGGTATGAATGCGATTTTGGCAACTCATCAAATCGACGCAATAACACTTCGACAAGACGACTTTGAGGGTTTTATGGCATCGCGTCAACGGATGATACTTGCCAAAATTGAAGCTGCTATGGGCAAGCCTGTATTGGCTGTGGATGATTCAGCATACAGTGATGTGACAGATGAAGAAGAGTGA
- a CDS encoding cellulase family glycosylhydrolase, translating to MRKFISILILVIVVQLIFFVSHITLSKPIGAQQSSSKLYGVHEFNIAKQVTRNLPERVSLVQQIGAKVVRLPVSWHLMEGQKGVTPQWFWDELEAEVSAAEKAGVKLIIELGQTPCWASSALNKRCTDPNYTDYLLYPPTNYTDYANAIAKLVQRYRSRVYAWEIWNEPNLKGNWKPLGSRPLAINDFHNSFINLQGASQYANLVKASYNKIKSVDPNALVLAGAIAAGDVDYVNEMYKSGIKGYFDALSIHPYTGTYPVGQTDPKYSRSYGADECPTGVESAKLWCFKVGVERIRQAMQKQNDNKPIWFTEFGFSSTEGWNASNPDREIGWNGSGLNGQAEHLRKAVELINNWSYVPVACWYQLVDRYARNDREGRFGLFDINGKIKPSGQAFKQLMSTAKPVLISPKGEITTNPPVFSWQATPGATSYKLWVNEYSSPNVSGKINRDFTPAQANCASSNTCRVSPGVGFARASAEWWVTANYSNGSSQLSDSATFVVK from the coding sequence ATGCGAAAATTCATATCGATTTTAATCCTAGTTATTGTTGTACAGCTTATATTTTTTGTATCCCATATCACATTGAGTAAACCTATTGGTGCTCAACAAAGTAGTAGCAAACTATATGGAGTGCATGAGTTTAATATTGCAAAGCAGGTAACACGTAATTTACCAGAGCGAGTTAGTTTGGTGCAGCAAATAGGAGCAAAGGTTGTTCGTTTGCCTGTAAGTTGGCATTTAATGGAAGGGCAAAAAGGAGTAACTCCGCAATGGTTTTGGGATGAACTAGAGGCAGAAGTGTCTGCTGCCGAAAAAGCAGGAGTAAAGCTGATTATTGAATTGGGACAGACACCTTGTTGGGCTTCATCTGCACTCAATAAACGATGCACCGACCCAAACTACACTGATTACTTGTTATACCCGCCAACCAACTATACTGACTATGCGAATGCGATTGCTAAACTCGTGCAACGCTACCGCAGTCGGGTTTACGCTTGGGAAATATGGAACGAACCCAATCTTAAAGGAAATTGGAAACCACTTGGCTCTCGTCCCTTAGCAATTAACGACTTCCACAATTCATTTATCAATCTTCAGGGTGCATCGCAGTATGCAAACCTTGTTAAAGCATCCTATAACAAGATTAAAAGTGTTGACCCTAATGCCCTTGTTTTAGCTGGTGCAATTGCAGCTGGAGATGTTGATTATGTAAATGAAATGTATAAGTCTGGTATCAAAGGTTATTTTGATGCACTCTCGATTCATCCTTACACTGGCACTTATCCTGTGGGTCAGACAGATCCTAAATACAGTAGAAGTTACGGGGCAGACGAATGTCCGACCGGAGTAGAGTCAGCAAAGCTTTGGTGCTTTAAGGTTGGTGTCGAAAGAATACGACAAGCCATGCAGAAACAAAATGACAATAAACCTATTTGGTTTACTGAGTTTGGTTTTAGCAGTACTGAAGGATGGAATGCGAGTAATCCTGACCGTGAAATCGGATGGAATGGTTCAGGTCTTAATGGTCAAGCCGAACACTTACGAAAAGCTGTTGAGCTAATTAATAACTGGAGTTATGTTCCAGTTGCTTGCTGGTATCAACTTGTTGATAGATACGCTCGTAATGACCGAGAAGGTCGATTTGGTCTTTTTGATATCAACGGTAAAATTAAACCTTCAGGTCAGGCTTTTAAGCAACTTATGAGTACGGCAAAGCCTGTACTTATATCGCCAAAAGGGGAAATAACGACAAATCCACCTGTCTTTTCTTGGCAAGCAACGCCAGGAGCTACAAGTTACAAACTTTGGGTTAACGAGTATAGCAGTCCTAATGTTTCTGGTAAAATTAACCGTGATTTCACCCCAGCACAAGCTAATTGTGCTAGCAGTAATACTTGTAGGGTTAGTCCTGGGGTAGGTTTTGCACGAGCCAGCGCAGAATGGTGGGTAACAGCAAATTACAGTAATGGTAGTTCTCAACTAAGCGATAGCGCTACATTTGTCGTTAAGTAA
- a CDS encoding RecQ family ATP-dependent DNA helicase, translating into MQDLSNIDLFYAYLDLEINSKNNIYRIGLVSLNLTKDFYQENLNQAYEEMRKLKNSNLAVCGHNFRRFDYPYLIEQEPQLSSWHIIDTLELSILAFPLQHSHKLNKDYKQSEYSSNNPLEDAQATRLLLGQQLEALLKKPDEVQQVYIWLLTCGCEDADLAYRQFFSDNLGLKIEQPAIEMLPETMLKGINQSYLQQLWSSPQTYDFDTRLCVAGLLAWNYECNTNESKQVFCDWLRHLNGFQAVLENLRPLSTDEFAISSYLEYFEIPSFRPLQEEAVQAIINNERPLVIMPTGGGKSLCYQLPAFMFHERHKALTVVISPLQALMADQVADLEQAGFFFATFINGNLSAAERRQRLSELRSGSKGLLYISPEQLRSMSIRALLEQRPPVLWVIDEAHCVSQWGHDFRPDYRYIPKFIYELYQERQLAMPLLALMTATATVAVIKDIKELFAQHELNINRTIDGATTRDNLTFNVIPVAGNKEQVLLNQVKEALKLGGSTLIYTTTRKNAQKLAELLKQSNIEAKYYHGKLAKEQKQQVLQEFKSGKLNVVTATCAFGMGINRKDVRAVIHHCMSANLEGYIQEAGRAGRDGEPAVCTLLFDPKDADTVFRLQSLSQLTEQDLKNVLISTRHIRDRTFGSARDDWFWVTTNEIFESGDFDEEFGEESEQQNTKIKAGLHYLEKLGLLERAENFSSFIEFELSHDTFADSIEQFEKYSRMKDLSRFEADNFERLIQAMHIAKVYCNSNDEPFPLDRLSDEAGISLHDLTARIRELQKAEVCSFEIPITFVITKGVRGDARNNHERIRQLEDELLKVLNELFGNENEIQINLRGLASRLDPDNSKKIKASNIIDILEGWVAQKWLKLSRISSDMVRLGKMEVAEHLPEHKILTTTVLEVLYQALGDTTGARLPLKYELGKLAKEVTQKNQLDWNNEELEVILLWLHQRKIIRLSDGLNLFQQSLKIRVIKNASVSTVKSHYHEVKAHYDEQTRRTHYMVQYGKLKSAEQRQQFVSDYFGTNKEEFISKYEFSVEDIIEPVLIEDYKRIIEPLNPVQKEIVLASDPTMAVIAGPGSGKTRTIVHRIAYLIKVKRVEPKRILVLAYNRNAVRELRLRLRNLIGEQASQIRVFTFHGLALSLLGRTVGEYRGTQTINFDRLLVEACELIEKGEEFEDADEDTQARRIQLLGKLEYIFVDEYQDVTEKEYRLIKAISGLNQSEDKTQSVQINLWVIGDDDQNVFTFQGADTRYILQFQEEYKAKRLLLNENYRSTENIIETANCLIQNNLIRCKQAPEEQVRIDSERQGLRGEAVSALKFNNLSRQAGWIKDKIQSWVNVGIAPHEIAILASRWDDLSPIRLLLERESISTYALKNNTIPLLKNRCTRLLINALQKDYSLVLNPEELVQKRFEAFFERTGRSLTEPTVKILINIARDLDKERGYGFEDIVLPISVDEILTAIFEFNENGESFLEDNSVLVTSCHGSKGLEFRKVILLGDGFKTNCNEMESERRLFYVAMTRAKEELIVCSTQQNLFVQQAGLTSEVIDYSETQLPQLMRYFDLAPSNVYLGYESTQNRQNVIKNLCEGDVLELRANNHNNAWRIFTPNNDEIGYLSKRGTQLLKHKGIFPGQFQFQLGEVTVRYLYHHTKRDDITGKISENWFVVIPQIRVCRNAKN; encoded by the coding sequence ATGCAAGATTTATCAAATATTGACTTATTTTATGCTTATTTAGACTTAGAAATTAATAGTAAAAATAATATATACCGTATCGGATTGGTATCACTGAATTTAACAAAAGATTTTTATCAAGAGAATCTAAATCAAGCTTACGAAGAAATGAGGAAGCTGAAAAATAGTAATTTAGCAGTATGCGGTCACAACTTCCGCCGCTTTGATTACCCTTATCTAATTGAGCAAGAACCTCAATTATCTTCTTGGCATATAATTGACACTTTAGAACTATCAATACTCGCTTTCCCCTTACAGCACTCGCATAAGCTAAATAAAGATTATAAGCAAAGTGAATATTCAAGTAATAATCCTCTAGAAGACGCACAGGCAACTCGATTATTACTTGGTCAACAATTAGAAGCACTATTAAAAAAACCTGATGAAGTACAACAGGTATATATTTGGCTCCTAACTTGTGGTTGCGAAGATGCAGACCTTGCATATCGACAATTTTTTAGTGATAACCTTGGTTTGAAGATTGAACAACCCGCCATAGAAATGCTGCCAGAGACAATGCTAAAAGGAATAAATCAATCCTATTTGCAGCAGCTATGGTCTAGTCCACAAACTTATGATTTTGATACAAGATTATGCGTGGCGGGATTACTGGCTTGGAACTATGAGTGCAATACCAATGAATCGAAGCAGGTTTTTTGTGATTGGCTCAGACATTTAAATGGTTTTCAAGCTGTACTTGAGAATTTACGCCCTTTAAGTACAGATGAATTCGCTATCAGCTCTTACTTAGAATATTTTGAAATTCCCAGTTTCCGACCTTTACAGGAAGAAGCTGTGCAAGCAATTATTAATAATGAGCGTCCGCTTGTTATCATGCCTACTGGTGGTGGTAAATCTTTATGCTATCAATTACCAGCTTTCATGTTCCACGAAAGGCACAAAGCGCTTACTGTTGTCATTTCACCGCTACAAGCACTAATGGCAGATCAGGTAGCAGATTTAGAACAAGCTGGGTTTTTCTTCGCCACCTTCATTAATGGTAATCTCTCAGCCGCAGAACGTCGTCAGCGATTATCAGAACTGCGTTCCGGTTCCAAAGGTTTGCTGTACATCAGTCCTGAGCAACTGCGCTCAATGAGTATTCGGGCATTGTTAGAACAGCGCCCTCCGGTTCTTTGGGTGATTGATGAGGCTCATTGTGTTAGCCAATGGGGTCACGATTTTCGACCAGATTACCGTTACATTCCTAAATTTATTTATGAATTATATCAAGAACGGCAGCTTGCAATGCCTTTGTTAGCTTTGATGACAGCAACAGCAACAGTTGCTGTCATTAAAGATATTAAAGAGCTATTTGCCCAGCACGAACTAAATATTAATCGTACAATTGATGGGGCAACAACAAGAGATAATCTAACTTTTAATGTGATTCCAGTAGCAGGGAATAAAGAGCAAGTTTTGTTGAATCAAGTAAAAGAAGCTCTTAAACTAGGTGGTAGTACTCTGATTTATACTACTACCCGCAAAAATGCCCAAAAGCTAGCAGAACTTCTCAAACAAAGTAACATTGAAGCAAAATATTATCATGGGAAACTTGCAAAAGAACAAAAACAACAAGTTTTGCAAGAATTCAAATCAGGTAAATTGAATGTAGTTACTGCAACTTGTGCCTTTGGTATGGGCATCAACCGTAAAGATGTACGCGCTGTCATTCACCATTGCATGAGCGCCAATTTAGAAGGTTACATCCAAGAGGCTGGACGGGCAGGACGTGATGGAGAGCCAGCAGTTTGTACTTTACTCTTTGATCCAAAAGATGCTGATACAGTTTTTCGCTTGCAAAGTTTGAGTCAACTGACCGAACAAGATTTAAAAAATGTCTTGATCTCAACCAGACATATCCGCGATCGCACTTTTGGCAGCGCTAGAGATGATTGGTTTTGGGTGACAACCAATGAAATATTTGAATCAGGTGACTTTGATGAAGAATTTGGTGAAGAATCAGAACAGCAAAATACTAAGATTAAAGCAGGGTTGCATTACTTAGAAAAACTTGGTTTATTAGAACGAGCCGAAAATTTTTCAAGCTTTATCGAATTTGAACTAAGCCATGATACCTTTGCTGACTCTATAGAGCAGTTTGAGAAATACAGCCGAATGAAGGACTTATCCCGGTTTGAAGCAGACAACTTTGAGCGGCTGATTCAAGCAATGCACATTGCGAAAGTTTATTGTAATAGCAATGATGAACCGTTCCCCCTCGACCGCCTCAGTGATGAAGCTGGAATTAGCTTACATGACCTGACTGCTAGAATCCGTGAACTGCAAAAGGCTGAAGTCTGTTCTTTTGAAATACCAATTACATTTGTGATTACTAAGGGTGTAAGAGGAGATGCCCGTAATAATCATGAACGCATTCGCCAGCTAGAAGACGAATTACTCAAAGTGCTTAATGAGTTGTTTGGTAATGAAAATGAAATACAAATAAATCTGCGTGGACTTGCTTCTCGACTTGACCCAGACAATAGTAAAAAAATCAAAGCATCCAACATCATAGATATTTTAGAAGGTTGGGTTGCTCAAAAATGGCTAAAGTTAAGTAGAATTTCTAGTGATATGGTTCGCTTAGGAAAAATGGAAGTTGCAGAGCATTTACCTGAGCATAAAATTCTCACAACTACAGTATTGGAAGTTTTATATCAAGCATTGGGAGATACAACAGGGGCGAGATTACCTCTGAAGTACGAATTAGGTAAACTTGCTAAAGAAGTTACCCAAAAAAATCAACTTGACTGGAATAATGAAGAGTTAGAAGTTATTCTTTTGTGGCTGCACCAGAGAAAAATCATTCGATTAAGTGATGGGCTGAATCTCTTTCAACAGTCGTTGAAAATCCGTGTCATAAAAAATGCAAGTGTTTCCACAGTAAAAAGCCATTACCATGAAGTTAAAGCTCACTATGATGAACAAACTCGTCGCACTCATTACATGGTGCAATATGGAAAACTAAAGTCAGCAGAACAACGTCAGCAATTCGTTAGTGATTACTTTGGCACAAATAAAGAAGAATTTATTTCAAAGTACGAATTTTCTGTAGAAGATATTATCGAACCTGTTCTTATAGAAGATTACAAGCGTATTATAGAACCGCTTAACCCTGTTCAAAAAGAAATCGTTCTAGCTTCAGACCCAACAATGGCAGTGATAGCAGGCCCTGGTTCTGGTAAAACAAGAACTATTGTTCACCGGATTGCTTATCTTATAAAGGTTAAGAGAGTTGAGCCGAAGCGTATTCTTGTTTTAGCATACAACCGTAATGCAGTTAGAGAATTACGGTTGCGGTTGCGTAATTTGATTGGCGAACAAGCATCACAAATTCGGGTCTTTACTTTCCACGGTTTAGCCTTATCACTTTTGGGACGGACGGTAGGTGAATACAGAGGAACTCAGACAATAAATTTTGATCGGCTTTTGGTTGAAGCTTGCGAATTAATTGAAAAAGGCGAAGAATTTGAAGATGCAGATGAAGATACTCAAGCACGGCGAATTCAATTATTAGGAAAATTAGAATATATATTTGTTGATGAATACCAAGATGTCACTGAGAAAGAATATCGTTTAATTAAGGCAATTTCTGGCTTAAATCAATCTGAGGATAAAACACAGTCGGTACAAATTAATCTCTGGGTTATTGGAGATGATGACCAAAATGTTTTTACGTTTCAAGGTGCCGATACTAGATATATCCTTCAATTCCAAGAAGAGTATAAAGCAAAACGATTACTACTTAACGAAAATTACCGCTCTACAGAAAATATTATTGAAACTGCTAATTGTCTTATACAAAATAACTTAATACGCTGTAAACAGGCTCCAGAAGAGCAAGTTCGTATTGACTCTGAACGCCAAGGATTAAGAGGAGAGGCAGTCTCCGCTTTAAAGTTCAATAATTTATCACGACAAGCAGGATGGATTAAAGACAAAATTCAATCTTGGGTCAACGTAGGGATTGCTCCTCATGAAATCGCTATTTTAGCTAGTCGTTGGGATGATTTGAGTCCTATCCGCTTGCTTTTAGAAAGAGAAAGTATATCTACTTATGCCCTAAAAAATAATACTATTCCACTATTAAAAAACCGTTGCACTCGTTTACTAATTAATGCTTTACAGAAAGACTATAGCCTAGTTTTAAATCCTGAAGAATTAGTTCAGAAAAGATTTGAGGCGTTTTTTGAACGTACTGGTCGTAGCTTAACAGAACCTACTGTTAAAATCTTAATAAATATTGCTAGAGATTTAGATAAAGAACGAGGCTATGGGTTTGAAGATATTGTACTACCTATTAGCGTTGATGAAATATTGACTGCTATATTTGAGTTTAATGAAAATGGTGAATCCTTCCTAGAAGATAACTCAGTCTTAGTTACTAGCTGTCATGGTTCAAAAGGTTTGGAGTTCCGTAAAGTCATACTTTTAGGTGATGGATTTAAAACTAATTGCAATGAGATGGAATCAGAACGACGACTCTTTTATGTTGCTATGACTCGCGCCAAAGAAGAATTAATTGTTTGTTCTACTCAGCAGAATTTATTTGTACAGCAAGCTGGTTTAACTTCAGAGGTTATTGATTATAGTGAAACTCAACTTCCTCAGTTAATGCGTTACTTTGATTTAGCTCCAAGTAATGTTTATTTAGGATATGAAAGCACTCAAAATAGACAAAATGTTATTAAAAATTTATGTGAGGGTGATGTTCTTGAGTTAAGAGCAAATAACCATAACAATGCTTGGAGAATTTTCACCCCAAATAATGATGAAATTGGTTATTTATCAAAAAGGGGAACACAACTTCTTAAGCATAAAGGTATTTTCCCTGGACAGTTTCAGTTCCAGCTTGGCGAAGTAACAGTCCGATATCTATATCACCATACTAAGAGAGATGATATAACAGGAAAAATTTCGGAGAATTGGTTTGTTGTGATTCCACAAATTCGAGTATGTAGAAATGCCAAAAATTAA
- a CDS encoding 3'-5' exonuclease, with the protein MNYCDRLFPLRNWNRRAIDNHFQQAQIPIEWENTNSDSRNYNPAEQSIKLITMHSSKGLEFPVVLIPGIGYMPDQYGHGTPEEEARLLYVAMTRAMEQLIMTSDCSSEFTSRLEMVLGKVI; encoded by the coding sequence ATGAACTACTGCGATCGCCTTTTTCCTCTAAGAAACTGGAACCGCAGGGCGATCGATAACCACTTCCAACAAGCCCAAATCCCAATAGAGTGGGAAAACACCAATAGTGACAGCCGCAACTATAACCCAGCCGAACAAAGCATCAAACTCATAACCATGCACTCCAGCAAAGGGCTAGAGTTCCCAGTGGTGCTTATTCCCGGTATTGGTTATATGCCTGACCAGTACGGACACGGTACACCAGAAGAAGAAGCACGACTATTGTATGTGGCGATGACACGGGCAATGGAGCAATTGATTATGACAAGCGATTGCTCATCAGAATTTACCAGCCGTTTGGAGATGGTATTAGGTAAAGTAATTTGA
- a CDS encoding PD-(D/E)XK nuclease family protein: MSKPFKGISIPISNKTIIKRRYSVTQDVVSFRRCGLQYAAFNVHKYAPAQQTQTYFGTVIHQVLDRCHAHFHGVTEPSTKGSLPDNGLTLKEEEIRNYFDEVQEAQKDKKTVPLPPSDIIKYFLQVENGLNSKGILAIRSNTRVQAVKILQYFNALEGAALYPRVRDTEHRLQADQVGHILHGVVDLLIDSINENTDPANCEMWDYKGSSRLGLNPKDLETYEFQMRVYAYLYQRKYGVLPKKAVLYFLNELDGDTCPSQRPVNALIEVSIEPDEIEVAINEFTKTVNQIEESRCTNQWEAAAPGNISEQDCKSCDLRWYCKTPNGGKGVKPIYP, translated from the coding sequence ATGTCAAAACCATTTAAAGGTATCTCTATACCTATATCTAATAAAACGATAATCAAACGCCGATATAGCGTCACTCAAGATGTTGTTTCTTTTCGACGCTGTGGGCTTCAATATGCCGCTTTTAATGTCCATAAGTATGCGCCTGCACAGCAAACACAAACTTATTTCGGTACTGTAATTCATCAAGTTTTAGATCGATGCCATGCTCATTTTCATGGAGTAACTGAGCCATCAACTAAAGGATCGCTACCTGATAATGGGCTGACACTAAAAGAAGAAGAAATCCGTAACTATTTTGATGAAGTTCAAGAAGCACAGAAGGATAAAAAGACAGTACCGTTACCACCAAGCGATATTATTAAATATTTTCTTCAGGTTGAGAATGGTCTAAATAGTAAAGGAATTCTGGCTATTAGGTCAAATACCAGAGTTCAAGCTGTAAAGATTTTACAATACTTCAATGCTTTAGAAGGTGCTGCATTATACCCAAGAGTGAGAGATACAGAACACAGATTACAAGCAGATCAAGTAGGTCATATTCTTCATGGAGTTGTAGATTTACTGATAGATTCAATCAATGAAAATACAGATCCTGCAAACTGTGAGATGTGGGACTACAAAGGTAGTAGCCGTCTTGGTTTAAATCCAAAAGATTTAGAAACTTATGAGTTTCAAATGCGGGTTTATGCTTACCTTTACCAACGTAAATATGGTGTTTTGCCCAAAAAAGCAGTTCTGTATTTTCTTAATGAACTTGATGGTGATACTTGCCCATCTCAGCGTCCAGTTAATGCTTTAATTGAAGTCAGTATTGAGCCTGATGAAATTGAAGTAGCTATAAATGAATTTACTAAAACAGTAAATCAGATTGAAGAATCACGCTGTACTAATCAATGGGAAGCTGCTGCTCCAGGTAATATCAGTGAACAAGATTGTAAAAGCTGTGATTTACGCTGGTATTGCAAAACGCCTAATGGTGGTAAAGGAGTTAAACCTATATATCCATAA